Proteins encoded together in one Variovorax paradoxus window:
- a CDS encoding hybrid sensor histidine kinase/response regulator has translation MPIDVESKLLIVDDLPENLLALEALIRGPGRAVYRATSAEEALALLLDHEFALAILDVQMPGMNGFELAELMRGTERTRHIPIIFVSAAGRELNYAFQGYESGAVDFLHKPLDPHAVTSKVNVFVDLHRHRKALGQEMEKLAAANHKQEELVQQLRHTQRELERAVQMRDDFMSMVSHELRTPLNTLYLETQLRQLHVAKGNLESFAADRLPSMIERDQRQIRNMVRLIDDMLDVTRMRRDALSIQPKSVDLAALARAVVEGLRQQAEAAGSVIALEAPGELRGVWDEFRIEQVLTNLLTNALRYGRGKPVEMMLGQADGTARITVRDQGIGIAPEDQQRIFEQFERTDDSRKHASGLGLGLYITRQIVCLHNGRIEVESTPGEGALFRVELPLEAVAATAAPTQA, from the coding sequence ATGCCCATTGACGTCGAGAGCAAGTTGCTGATCGTCGATGACCTGCCAGAAAACCTTCTTGCGCTCGAGGCCCTGATTCGCGGCCCCGGGCGCGCGGTGTACCGCGCAACTTCGGCCGAGGAAGCGCTTGCGCTGCTGCTCGACCACGAGTTTGCGCTGGCCATTCTCGATGTGCAGATGCCCGGCATGAACGGCTTCGAGCTGGCCGAGCTCATGCGCGGCACGGAGCGCACGCGGCACATTCCCATCATCTTTGTGAGCGCGGCGGGCCGCGAGCTCAACTACGCCTTCCAGGGCTATGAAAGCGGCGCAGTCGACTTCCTGCACAAGCCGCTCGACCCGCATGCGGTCACGAGCAAGGTCAACGTGTTCGTCGACCTGCACCGCCACCGCAAGGCGCTCGGCCAGGAGATGGAAAAGCTCGCTGCCGCCAACCACAAGCAGGAAGAACTGGTGCAGCAGCTGCGGCATACGCAGCGGGAGCTGGAGCGTGCGGTGCAGATGCGAGACGATTTCATGTCGATGGTTTCGCACGAGCTGCGCACGCCACTCAACACCCTTTACCTCGAAACGCAGCTGCGGCAGCTGCATGTGGCCAAGGGCAACCTGGAGTCGTTTGCAGCGGACCGCCTGCCCTCGATGATCGAACGCGACCAGCGGCAGATACGCAACATGGTGCGGCTGATCGACGACATGCTCGACGTGACGCGCATGCGAAGGGACGCGCTGTCGATACAGCCCAAGTCGGTAGACCTGGCCGCCCTTGCACGGGCCGTGGTGGAAGGCCTGCGGCAGCAGGCGGAAGCCGCAGGCTCGGTGATTGCGCTCGAAGCGCCGGGCGAGCTGCGCGGTGTGTGGGACGAGTTCCGCATCGAGCAGGTGCTGACCAACCTGCTGACCAACGCGCTGCGCTACGGCCGCGGCAAACCTGTCGAGATGATGCTGGGCCAGGCCGACGGCACGGCGCGCATCACCGTGCGCGACCAGGGGATCGGCATTGCGCCGGAAGACCAGCAACGCATCTTCGAGCAGTTCGAGCGCACCGACGACAGCCGCAAGCACGCATCCGGCCTCGGCCTTGGCCTCTACATCACGCGGCAGATCGTGTGCCTGCACAACGGCCGCATCGAGGTGGAGAGTACGCCGGGCGAAGGGGCGCTGTTCCGCGTCGAACTGCCGCTGGAGGCCGTCGCCGCGACTGCGGCGCCAACGCAGGCGTAG
- a CDS encoding response regulator, with protein MNVLIVDDNQAAADLLQELLTLQDHTARCTYTAQQAMDAAKAEHFDAALIDLTLPDFPGTEVARRLRSEASEGAPRLLVAISGFSAEDAAGASARNLFDHHLQKPIDFGQLAAILSAPQ; from the coding sequence GTGAATGTGCTGATCGTCGACGACAACCAGGCCGCGGCCGACCTGCTGCAGGAACTGCTGACCCTGCAGGACCATACCGCCCGCTGCACCTACACGGCGCAGCAGGCCATGGACGCGGCCAAGGCGGAGCACTTCGATGCAGCGCTCATCGACCTGACCCTGCCCGATTTTCCGGGTACCGAGGTGGCGCGGCGCTTGCGCTCCGAGGCCTCGGAAGGCGCCCCGCGGCTGCTGGTGGCCATTTCGGGTTTTTCAGCAGAAGACGCGGCCGGCGCCTCGGCGCGGAACCTTTTCGACCACCATCTTCAAAAGCCGATCGATTTCGGCCAGCTCGCCGCGATTCTTTCCGCGCCGCAGTAG
- a CDS encoding adenylate/guanylate cyclase domain-containing protein, whose amino-acid sequence MDVNSTVVFADLTGSSRVFEAMGNARATETVTRLTQWIGSICQAHGGRVVKSLGDGVFAIFSNAAAATHAVIELQRYHQKRLVAWPAPLRMALQIGVASGEVLEVEGDCFGDAVNLASRLSDLAGPGQIWATDAVISQLREVGVRHRDLGLITIRGRSEMSAVHRIDWQEEVTSFLTVPAALMPMRLPDSSFGQIELAWLDVRSMFRTEELPIHLGRVNDAQFVVNDPRVSRLHARIELRQGSCVLTDLSTYGTWVRFHGNGGPSNEIALRREECVLHGSGEIGLGASLSDFTAPTIAFKMAGTEMLLSPGTARR is encoded by the coding sequence ATGGATGTGAATTCCACCGTCGTTTTTGCCGACCTGACTGGAAGCTCCCGGGTTTTTGAAGCCATGGGAAACGCGCGCGCCACCGAGACGGTGACGCGGCTCACCCAATGGATCGGCAGCATTTGCCAGGCGCACGGCGGCAGGGTGGTCAAGTCGCTGGGCGACGGCGTGTTTGCCATTTTCTCGAACGCCGCCGCGGCTACGCATGCGGTCATCGAACTTCAGCGCTATCACCAGAAGCGCCTGGTGGCCTGGCCGGCACCGCTGCGCATGGCGTTGCAGATTGGCGTGGCAAGCGGCGAAGTGCTCGAGGTGGAAGGCGACTGTTTCGGTGACGCGGTCAACCTGGCCTCGCGGCTGAGCGACCTGGCCGGGCCCGGCCAGATCTGGGCCACCGACGCCGTGATTTCGCAGCTGCGCGAGGTCGGCGTGCGGCACCGCGACCTGGGCCTCATCACCATTCGCGGCCGAAGTGAAATGTCGGCCGTCCACCGCATCGACTGGCAGGAGGAGGTGACCTCGTTCCTCACCGTGCCGGCCGCACTCATGCCCATGCGCCTGCCTGATTCTTCGTTCGGCCAGATCGAGCTTGCGTGGCTTGACGTGCGCTCCATGTTTCGCACCGAAGAGTTGCCAATTCACCTTGGCCGCGTGAATGACGCGCAGTTCGTGGTCAACGACCCGCGCGTTTCACGCCTGCACGCGCGCATTGAGCTGCGGCAGGGCAGTTGCGTGCTGACCGATCTCAGCACCTACGGCACCTGGGTGCGGTTTCATGGCAACGGCGGGCCGAGCAACGAAATTGCGCTGCGGCGCGAAGAATGCGTTTTGCACGGCAGCGGCGAGATCGGCCTTGGCGCATCGCTGAGCGATTTCACCGCGCCTACCATTGCCTTCAAGATGGCCGGCACCGAAATGCTGCTGTCGCCGGGCACCGCCCGGCGCTGA
- a CDS encoding LD-carboxypeptidase, with the protein MTKHIYIYSPSSAIRDKAAFRRGVKRLKALGYEVEVDEAALAVHQRFAGDDATRLASISRAAASGADIALIARGGYGLTRILDAIPYRAVAKAIQRGTEFVGLSDFTALQNALYVKTGAVTWAGPAVGEDFGAEGGADDIMEACFDDLVSGQGEGTGWRMPVRDAGLKLKPVHDATLWGGNLCVLTSLLGTPYFPQVDKGVLFIEDTNEHPYRIERMLDQLRMAGVLAKQRVIVFGQFTGMRKVPGYDRGFGFDSVVDRLRATLKVPVLTGLPFGHVQTKVLLPVGAKVELAAQGRDVFMVWGHRHAHAHDAHHAHGHAH; encoded by the coding sequence GTGACCAAACACATCTACATCTATTCCCCCTCCAGCGCGATTCGCGACAAGGCCGCCTTTCGCCGCGGTGTGAAAAGACTCAAGGCCCTGGGCTATGAAGTCGAAGTCGACGAGGCCGCACTTGCCGTGCACCAGCGCTTTGCGGGCGACGACGCAACACGCCTCGCGTCGATCAGCCGTGCCGCCGCCAGCGGTGCCGACATTGCATTGATTGCGCGCGGCGGCTACGGGCTCACGCGCATCCTCGACGCCATCCCCTACAGGGCCGTGGCCAAGGCGATCCAGCGCGGAACCGAATTCGTGGGCCTGAGCGACTTCACGGCCCTGCAGAACGCGCTGTACGTCAAGACCGGCGCCGTCACCTGGGCCGGCCCTGCGGTGGGCGAAGACTTCGGCGCCGAAGGCGGTGCCGACGACATCATGGAAGCCTGCTTCGACGACCTGGTGAGCGGGCAGGGCGAAGGCACCGGCTGGCGCATGCCGGTGCGCGACGCCGGGCTGAAGCTCAAGCCCGTGCACGACGCCACCCTCTGGGGCGGCAACCTTTGCGTGCTGACCAGCCTGCTCGGAACGCCTTATTTCCCGCAGGTGGATAAAGGGGTGCTTTTCATCGAGGACACCAACGAGCATCCGTACCGCATCGAGCGCATGCTCGACCAGCTGCGCATGGCTGGCGTGCTGGCAAAGCAGCGCGTCATCGTGTTTGGCCAGTTCACCGGCATGCGCAAGGTGCCGGGCTACGACCGCGGTTTCGGCTTCGATTCAGTGGTCGACAGGTTGCGCGCAACGCTCAAGGTGCCTGTGCTCACGGGGCTGCCCTTCGGGCATGTGCAGACCAAGGTGCTGCTGCCTGTGGGCGCCAAGGTGGAACTGGCCGCCCAGGGGCGCGATGTCTTCATGGTCTGGGGCCATCGGCACGCGCATGCCCACGATGCGCATCACGCGCACGGCCACGCGCATTGA
- the tadA gene encoding tRNA adenosine(34) deaminase TadA: MTTEPVQPLQTGDAHWMSLALAEARRAAEAGEVPVGAVLVKNGQVIATGRNTPVAQHDPSAHAEINALRSAAAALGNYRLDGCELFVTLEPCAMCAGAMLHARLARVVFGAADPKTGAAGSVVDLFAEPRLNHRTQVQGGVLSAECSAVLQEFFKERRDAAREQAEPLRDDALRTPAERFDALEGYAFAPRYVQDLPSLRGWRMHYIDEGEGPSDAQTACCLCVHGPGEWGYFFRHLVGAPGLRTLVPDLVGFGKSDKPKREAVHTPEWHCQVLSEWLDRMQPGPMVLVHSAAGAGIAALLQATRPERFAAILLAPDGGERISDAWRAPFPDRGYQAALRALGPIASSSGPSAEQAASLARQARNAMGYSAA; the protein is encoded by the coding sequence ATGACAACTGAGCCCGTGCAGCCTTTGCAGACAGGTGACGCGCATTGGATGAGCCTGGCGCTGGCCGAGGCGCGCCGTGCTGCCGAGGCCGGCGAAGTGCCCGTGGGTGCAGTGCTGGTGAAGAACGGCCAGGTCATTGCCACCGGGCGCAATACGCCGGTGGCGCAGCACGACCCGAGCGCGCACGCCGAAATCAATGCGCTGCGTTCCGCGGCCGCCGCACTCGGCAACTATCGGCTCGACGGCTGCGAGCTCTTTGTCACCCTCGAGCCGTGCGCCATGTGCGCGGGTGCCATGTTGCATGCACGGCTCGCGCGCGTGGTGTTCGGTGCGGCGGACCCCAAGACCGGGGCGGCCGGTTCGGTGGTCGATCTTTTTGCGGAACCCCGCCTGAACCATCGCACGCAGGTGCAGGGCGGTGTGCTGTCCGCCGAATGCAGCGCCGTGCTGCAAGAATTCTTCAAGGAGCGGCGCGATGCGGCGCGCGAGCAGGCCGAGCCCTTGCGCGACGACGCACTGCGCACGCCGGCCGAGCGCTTCGATGCGCTGGAGGGCTACGCATTTGCGCCACGCTACGTCCAGGACCTGCCCAGCCTGCGAGGCTGGCGCATGCACTACATAGACGAAGGCGAAGGCCCGAGCGACGCGCAGACAGCCTGTTGCCTGTGCGTCCATGGCCCCGGCGAATGGGGCTACTTCTTTCGCCATCTGGTGGGGGCGCCAGGGCTGCGAACGCTGGTGCCAGATCTTGTCGGCTTCGGCAAAAGCGACAAGCCCAAGCGCGAGGCGGTGCACACGCCCGAATGGCACTGCCAGGTGTTGAGCGAATGGCTCGACCGCATGCAGCCCGGGCCGATGGTGCTGGTGCACAGCGCCGCGGGTGCCGGTATCGCGGCATTGCTTCAGGCAACAAGGCCGGAGCGGTTCGCGGCCATCCTTCTTGCGCCCGATGGCGGCGAGCGGATCAGCGATGCGTGGCGCGCCCCATTCCCGGACCGCGGCTACCAGGCCGCGCTGCGTGCACTCGGCCCCATCGCATCGTCGTCGGGCCCGAGTGCCGAGCAGGCTGCGTCGCTGGCACGGCAGGCCCGCAATGCAATGGGATACTCGGCGGCGTGA
- a CDS encoding FMN-binding negative transcriptional regulator, producing MYMPPQFNAKDPAIALELMRAHPFASLISNDDEGLPFVTHLPIVAEQRDGDQLVLLGHCAKPNPHWRYLQARPQAIVTFMGPHSYLSPSVYPDLARVPTWNYLAVHCTVEARLIEEPGDKDALLKKLIGDHEPAYAQQWRDLGEEFQLKMLAGIVGFEMRVTALQCKLKLNQHRRESHAAMRAVYSAGTPDEKALAVWMERLGMTGEAAAAQGS from the coding sequence ATGTACATGCCCCCGCAGTTCAACGCCAAGGATCCGGCCATTGCGCTGGAGCTGATGCGCGCACACCCGTTCGCCAGCCTGATATCCAACGACGATGAGGGGCTGCCCTTCGTCACGCACCTGCCCATCGTGGCCGAGCAGCGCGATGGCGACCAGCTCGTGCTGCTGGGCCACTGCGCCAAGCCCAATCCGCACTGGCGCTACCTGCAGGCGCGGCCGCAGGCGATCGTCACTTTCATGGGGCCGCATTCGTACCTGTCGCCTTCGGTCTACCCCGACCTGGCACGCGTGCCCACCTGGAACTATCTTGCAGTGCACTGCACCGTCGAGGCCCGGCTGATCGAAGAGCCCGGCGACAAGGATGCGCTGCTCAAGAAGCTCATTGGCGACCATGAGCCCGCCTATGCGCAGCAGTGGCGCGACCTCGGCGAGGAGTTCCAGCTCAAGATGCTTGCCGGCATCGTCGGCTTCGAAATGCGCGTGACCGCGCTGCAATGCAAGCTCAAGCTCAACCAGCACCGGCGCGAATCGCATGCCGCCATGCGCGCCGTCTACAGCGCCGGCACGCCGGACGAGAAGGCGCTGGCGGTGTGGATGGAGCGCCTCGGCATGACGGGCGAAGCCGCGGCGGCGCAAGGAAGCTGA
- a CDS encoding ankyrin repeat domain-containing protein: MMKRGIWSGVLAVALGMGAALGAQAQVPPQAAEVLAYEGLHRAAWHGDVPKLKSLIAAGANLEARDARGRTPLHVATHARQREAVKLLAKAGAKLDALEDDRYDAVTIASVADDVPTLALLLSLGASAKQVTSRYDGTALIAAAHLGHDEVVRQLIAAGAPLDHVNNLHWTAAIEAVVLGDGGLRHQRTLAALVDAGANLQLADRQGNTPLQLAKARGYTAMVKLLEAPRAR, translated from the coding sequence ATGATGAAACGCGGCATCTGGTCCGGAGTGCTGGCGGTCGCGCTCGGCATGGGCGCGGCGCTTGGCGCGCAGGCCCAGGTGCCGCCGCAAGCGGCCGAGGTGCTGGCCTATGAAGGGCTGCATCGGGCCGCCTGGCATGGCGACGTGCCAAAGCTCAAGAGCCTGATTGCCGCCGGCGCCAACCTGGAAGCACGCGATGCGCGAGGCCGCACGCCCTTGCACGTGGCCACCCATGCGCGGCAGCGCGAGGCGGTAAAGCTGCTCGCCAAGGCCGGCGCAAAACTCGATGCACTTGAAGACGACCGCTACGACGCGGTCACCATCGCATCGGTGGCCGACGATGTTCCGACACTGGCGCTGCTGCTGTCGCTCGGCGCCAGTGCAAAACAGGTGACGAGCCGCTACGACGGCACCGCGCTCATCGCGGCGGCGCACCTGGGCCACGACGAAGTGGTGCGCCAACTGATCGCTGCCGGCGCGCCGCTCGATCATGTCAACAACCTGCACTGGACGGCGGCGATCGAAGCCGTCGTGCTCGGCGACGGCGGCCTGCGCCACCAGCGCACTCTTGCCGCACTGGTCGATGCCGGTGCCAACCTGCAGCTGGCCGACCGCCAGGGCAACACGCCGCTGCAGCTTGCCAAGGCCCGCGGCTACACCGCGATGGTGAAGCTGCTGGAGGCACCGCGCGCAAGATAA
- a CDS encoding GlcG/HbpS family heme-binding protein yields MRSTLRLGGLAILLAASAAQAQTAAPAVRSEKNISLALANQIAAEAVAACAANGYNVAATVVDRAGTVRAVQRADNAGPHTLASSERKAWTSASAKNATQAMMEGSQKNPAGANLVYLPGVLLLGGGVPVKSGNEVIGAVGVGGAPGGHLDEQCANAALEKVKGLLG; encoded by the coding sequence ATGCGTTCCACCCTTCGCCTTGGCGGCCTCGCCATTCTGCTTGCCGCTTCCGCCGCACAGGCCCAGACCGCCGCACCCGCGGTGCGCTCCGAAAAGAACATCTCGCTCGCGCTGGCCAACCAGATCGCGGCCGAAGCCGTGGCTGCCTGCGCCGCCAACGGCTACAACGTGGCAGCCACCGTGGTCGACCGCGCCGGCACCGTGCGTGCCGTGCAGCGCGCCGACAACGCCGGTCCGCACACACTGGCGTCGAGCGAGCGCAAGGCCTGGACGTCGGCATCGGCCAAGAACGCGACGCAAGCCATGATGGAAGGCTCGCAGAAGAATCCCGCCGGCGCCAACCTGGTCTACCTGCCGGGCGTGCTGCTGCTGGGCGGCGGCGTGCCCGTGAAGTCGGGCAACGAAGTGATCGGCGCCGTGGGCGTGGGCGGTGCGCCCGGCGGCCATCTGGACGAGCAGTGCGCCAATGCCGCGCTGGAAAAGGTCAAGGGCCTGCTGGGTTGA
- a CDS encoding response regulator transcription factor, whose translation MNSPAPHSPQSPLVHLIDDDQAVRDSLSLLIGTVGLRVQGWADPQAFIDGFDRASIGAIVLDVRMPGISGLTVLDRLTAQGVDQPVIMLTGHGTVEMCRRAFKAGAAEFLEKPVDDEQLLEALQQAVRQHVRSRERAQADNAARERVAQLSEREREVLAFIVQGLTNKEIARVLALSPRTVETHRANLFAKLDCDSLAQLIRRYAVLVAGDA comes from the coding sequence ATGAACAGCCCGGCACCGCATTCACCGCAATCGCCTCTCGTTCATCTCATCGACGACGACCAGGCGGTGCGCGACAGCCTTTCGCTCCTGATCGGCACGGTGGGCCTGCGGGTGCAGGGCTGGGCAGATCCGCAGGCCTTCATCGATGGCTTCGACCGCGCGAGCATCGGCGCCATCGTGCTCGACGTGCGCATGCCCGGCATCAGCGGGCTCACCGTGCTCGACCGGCTGACGGCGCAAGGCGTCGACCAGCCCGTGATCATGCTCACCGGCCACGGCACCGTCGAGATGTGCCGCCGCGCATTCAAGGCTGGCGCGGCCGAGTTCCTCGAGAAGCCGGTGGACGACGAGCAATTGCTCGAAGCGCTGCAGCAGGCCGTGCGCCAGCATGTGCGCTCGCGGGAACGCGCGCAGGCGGACAACGCGGCGCGCGAGCGGGTGGCGCAGCTGTCGGAGCGCGAGCGCGAGGTGCTGGCCTTCATCGTGCAGGGCCTCACCAACAAGGAGATTGCGCGCGTGCTGGCGCTGTCGCCCCGCACGGTCGAGACGCACCGCGCCAACCTGTTTGCCAAGCTCGACTGCGACTCGCTGGCGCAGCTGATCCGCCGCTACGCCGTGCTTGTGGCCGGGGACGCCTGA
- a CDS encoding sensor histidine kinase translates to MKQWLRMRVGWWLAWLALTAVGGVWLARAELARLQQVFEGDVRIAHRLMSQQMVQYDAVLATLALLETGSGAERPEQRLSSVYPSILRVQRREGDEPWPDEKQAGALAAAEAGSRRQRRAELAAVDFAQGRYQLVIGATPTSYALEIDLAGSVPWRDWPMNPKQSPVRVTLQRGAQQFVLQPGQPVDAAARGWRFSLVKPLASPSQPFDVVAERHVGWAELPWRAIGGWAMAVALLLAGLWTAQRQRIARRRAEELLRLGQVARLNALGELSAGLAHELNQPLTAVLANAQAARRLLDDDPPELAAARDAMGQAVEQARRAAGVVGRLRRVIERPEAGGDVKPLVLQEVVRSAMHLLAPEFAQRGVAAQFDATAQAPVRVQAEAVALEQIVHNLLMNALQALDQVPVSERRLAVSVGRNGQEGVLTVTDNGRGISPEAMPRLFEPFFSTREGGLGLGLSLSETLASGMGGSLGAANAAPRGARFTLLLPLVAASTGRAA, encoded by the coding sequence ATGAAACAGTGGTTGCGTATGCGGGTTGGATGGTGGCTGGCGTGGCTGGCTCTCACTGCCGTGGGCGGTGTATGGCTTGCGCGCGCAGAGCTGGCCCGGCTGCAGCAGGTCTTCGAAGGCGACGTTCGCATCGCGCACCGGCTCATGAGCCAGCAGATGGTGCAGTACGACGCAGTGCTGGCCACGCTCGCGTTGCTCGAAACCGGCAGCGGCGCGGAGCGCCCGGAGCAGCGGCTGTCTTCGGTCTATCCATCCATCTTGCGCGTGCAGCGGCGCGAAGGCGACGAACCCTGGCCCGACGAAAAGCAGGCGGGTGCCTTGGCTGCGGCGGAAGCGGGCTCGCGCAGGCAGCGCCGCGCCGAACTCGCCGCGGTCGATTTCGCTCAGGGCCGTTACCAGCTCGTGATTGGCGCCACGCCCACAAGCTACGCCCTCGAAATCGACCTTGCGGGCTCGGTGCCCTGGCGCGACTGGCCGATGAACCCGAAGCAAAGCCCGGTGCGCGTGACCCTGCAGCGCGGCGCACAGCAGTTCGTCCTGCAACCGGGCCAGCCGGTGGATGCCGCAGCGCGCGGCTGGCGCTTCAGCCTTGTCAAGCCGCTGGCATCGCCAAGCCAGCCTTTCGACGTGGTGGCCGAGCGTCACGTGGGCTGGGCCGAACTGCCATGGCGCGCCATCGGAGGTTGGGCCATGGCGGTCGCACTGCTGCTGGCGGGCCTGTGGACCGCCCAGCGCCAGCGCATTGCGCGCCGGCGGGCCGAGGAGTTGCTGAGGCTCGGCCAGGTGGCCCGGCTCAATGCGCTGGGCGAGCTCTCTGCAGGGCTGGCACACGAACTGAACCAGCCGCTCACCGCCGTGCTGGCCAACGCGCAGGCCGCGCGGCGGCTGCTCGACGACGATCCGCCCGAGCTGGCCGCGGCGCGCGACGCAATGGGCCAGGCCGTGGAGCAGGCGCGCCGCGCGGCGGGCGTGGTCGGGCGCCTGCGCCGCGTGATCGAGCGACCCGAAGCGGGTGGCGACGTGAAGCCGCTGGTGCTGCAGGAGGTGGTGCGCAGCGCCATGCATCTGTTGGCGCCGGAGTTCGCGCAACGCGGCGTTGCCGCACAGTTCGACGCCACGGCCCAGGCGCCGGTTCGGGTGCAGGCCGAAGCCGTGGCACTCGAACAGATCGTGCACAACCTGCTGATGAACGCCTTGCAGGCGCTCGACCAGGTGCCCGTGTCCGAGCGGCGTCTGGCGGTTTCTGTCGGCCGCAACGGCCAGGAGGGCGTGTTGACCGTGACCGACAACGGGCGCGGCATTTCGCCCGAGGCCATGCCGCGCCTTTTCGAGCCTTTCTTCAGCACCCGTGAAGGCGGCCTGGGCCTTGGCCTGAGCCTCAGCGAAACGCTGGCAAGCGGCATGGGCGGCAGCCTGGGCGCGGCCAATGCGGCGCCGCGCGGCGCGCGCTTTACGCTGTTGCTCCCGCTGGTGGCGGCATCGACCGGGCGCGCGGCATGA
- a CDS encoding DUF72 domain-containing protein, with protein sequence MAELQDTLFPDLPRPPEAPPAAPQEPEAEPPAKKKPRGGTVAATAADPALIELAAALPPALRLGTSSWSYPGWANLVWDGEYAESVLSKNGLAALAQHPLFRTVSLDRNFYRALTASQYARYAAMVPDDFRFVVKAPSLVTDATVRDESGRGTQVNPVFLNSEIAIQEFVQPALEGLGHRIGALVFQLSPIPSQLLADQPALLTRIGDMLEALPGLHQAAPDAVIAVEVRDPQLLCPAFADMLRSTGATFCMGLHAKMPPIEDQLPMLRALWPGPLVCRWNLHRRHGRFGYEDAEKLYGPFDKIVDPDPETRAALAKVIAGTTGAGQRAYVTVSNNAEGCAPLTIASLARDIVNLPKR encoded by the coding sequence ATGGCTGAACTGCAGGACACTCTTTTCCCCGATCTTCCGCGCCCTCCCGAAGCGCCACCAGCGGCGCCGCAAGAGCCCGAGGCCGAGCCGCCCGCGAAGAAGAAACCACGCGGCGGCACTGTGGCGGCGACGGCGGCCGACCCGGCACTCATCGAGCTGGCCGCGGCGCTACCGCCGGCGCTTCGGCTCGGTACCTCTTCATGGAGCTATCCGGGCTGGGCCAACCTGGTGTGGGACGGCGAATACGCCGAATCGGTGCTCTCGAAGAACGGGCTTGCCGCGCTGGCACAACACCCGCTCTTTCGCACCGTGAGCCTGGACCGCAACTTCTACCGCGCGCTTACGGCAAGCCAGTACGCGCGCTATGCGGCCATGGTGCCCGACGACTTTCGCTTTGTGGTGAAGGCGCCGAGCCTGGTGACCGATGCCACCGTGCGCGACGAGAGCGGCCGGGGCACGCAAGTGAACCCGGTGTTCCTGAACAGCGAGATCGCCATTCAGGAATTCGTGCAGCCCGCGCTCGAGGGCCTTGGCCACCGCATCGGTGCATTGGTGTTCCAGCTGAGTCCGATTCCTTCGCAACTGCTGGCCGACCAGCCCGCGCTGCTCACCCGCATCGGCGACATGCTGGAGGCCCTGCCCGGCTTGCACCAGGCGGCACCGGACGCCGTCATTGCCGTGGAGGTGCGCGACCCGCAGCTGCTGTGCCCCGCCTTCGCCGACATGCTGCGCAGCACGGGCGCAACCTTCTGCATGGGCCTGCACGCCAAGATGCCGCCCATCGAAGACCAGTTGCCGATGCTGCGCGCACTGTGGCCCGGCCCATTGGTGTGCCGCTGGAACCTGCATCGCCGGCATGGCCGCTTCGGCTATGAAGATGCGGAAAAACTCTACGGGCCGTTCGACAAGATCGTCGATCCCGATCCGGAAACGCGCGCGGCTTTGGCCAAGGTGATTGCAGGCACCACTGGCGCAGGCCAGCGCGCCTACGTCACCGTGAGCAACAACGCCGAAGGATGCGCGCCGCTGACGATTGCCTCGCTGGCGAGGGACATCGTCAACCTGCCGAAGCGCTAG
- a CDS encoding RidA family protein: MTAQTRDEIADRIAAELGHSFEGELVAGGNYIPVVRDGNAVYTSGQVPRVGTTVVVTGRVGDQVSLAKAREAAQICTLRCLALLRRELGSLDEIGKVLRVGVFVQCTADFTQQSEVADAASELLHRVFGDAGVHVRTAVGVYALPKNASVELEMTVAAKPAAR; encoded by the coding sequence ATGACCGCGCAGACCCGAGACGAGATTGCCGACCGCATTGCCGCCGAACTGGGCCACAGCTTCGAAGGCGAGCTTGTTGCCGGCGGCAACTACATACCTGTCGTTCGCGACGGAAACGCCGTCTACACCAGCGGCCAGGTGCCGCGCGTGGGAACCACCGTTGTCGTCACCGGCCGCGTGGGCGACCAGGTGTCGCTTGCCAAGGCGCGCGAAGCCGCACAAATCTGCACCTTGCGCTGCCTCGCGCTGCTGCGGCGCGAGCTTGGGTCTCTGGACGAAATCGGCAAGGTGCTGCGCGTGGGTGTTTTTGTGCAATGCACCGCCGACTTCACGCAGCAGAGCGAGGTGGCCGATGCGGCGTCGGAACTTTTGCACCGTGTGTTCGGCGATGCCGGCGTGCATGTGCGCACGGCGGTCGGCGTTTATGCGTTGCCCAAGAACGCAAGCGTGGAGCTGGAGATGACCGTAGCCGCCAAGCCCGCCGCCCGTTGA
- a CDS encoding non-heme iron oxygenase ferredoxin subunit: MTTVTWIDAASVDEVPADDVVGIEVQGRDIALYGTEDGIHATDNICTHGHARLCDGFLEGHEIECPLHQGRFDVRTGKAMCAPLTEDLRSYPVKIEGGRVYLAIEQ; the protein is encoded by the coding sequence ATGACCACAGTGACATGGATCGACGCGGCGTCGGTCGACGAGGTTCCCGCCGACGACGTGGTGGGTATCGAAGTGCAGGGCAGGGACATTGCCCTGTACGGCACCGAAGACGGCATTCACGCGACCGACAACATCTGCACCCACGGCCACGCGCGGCTTTGCGACGGCTTCCTGGAGGGCCACGAGATCGAATGCCCGCTGCACCAGGGCCGCTTCGATGTGCGCACCGGCAAGGCCATGTGCGCGCCGCTCACCGAGGACCTGCGCAGCTATCCGGTGAAGATCGAGGGCGGGCGGGTGTACCTCGCCATCGAGCAGTAG